A single window of Archangium gephyra DNA harbors:
- a CDS encoding metal ABC transporter ATP-binding protein: MLLCCEDLVIGYQGQALLPPINLQVHRGTFLAVIGRNGSGKSTWFKTLLGLQNPVSGRVYRSSAQVKSAYVPQTSAIDGMLPVRSRELVHWGRLTGWNFLRPFSKREDRQVVDSALETAGAGPIANRPYRELSEGQKQRALLARVLATEADLVLLDEPTAAMDAVAERETMRRLAELARERRLAVVVVSHDLRVAAEFADQLLFVDREAPAVVLGDANTVFCHPAFRHQYGDDYCPRHPSSGPTLGPATG, from the coding sequence CTGCTCCTGTGCTGCGAGGACCTGGTCATCGGCTACCAGGGTCAGGCGCTGCTGCCGCCCATCAACCTCCAGGTGCACCGCGGCACCTTCCTGGCCGTGATCGGCCGCAACGGCTCGGGCAAGAGCACGTGGTTCAAGACGCTGCTGGGCCTGCAGAACCCGGTGTCCGGCCGCGTGTACCGCTCCAGCGCCCAGGTGAAGAGCGCGTACGTGCCGCAGACGTCCGCCATCGACGGGATGCTCCCGGTGCGCTCGCGCGAGCTGGTGCACTGGGGACGGCTGACGGGGTGGAACTTCCTGCGGCCCTTCTCCAAGCGGGAGGATCGCCAGGTGGTGGACTCGGCGCTGGAGACGGCCGGGGCGGGCCCCATCGCCAACCGGCCCTACCGCGAGCTGTCCGAGGGCCAGAAGCAGCGCGCCCTGCTGGCGCGGGTGCTGGCCACCGAGGCGGACCTGGTGCTGCTGGACGAGCCCACCGCGGCCATGGACGCCGTGGCCGAGCGGGAGACCATGAGGCGCCTGGCGGAGCTGGCGCGCGAGCGGCGCCTGGCCGTGGTGGTGGTGAGCCATGACCTGCGGGTGGCCGCCGAGTTCGCGGACCAGCTGCTCTTCGTGGATAGAGAGGCCCCGGCCGTGGTTCTTGGGGACGCGAACACCGTCTTCTGCCATCCTGCCTTCCGGCACCAGTACGGCGACGATTACTGCCCCCGCCATCCTTCTTCAGGACCCACCCTTGGACCCGCAACTGGCTGA
- a CDS encoding metal ABC transporter permease, translating to MDPQLAETSTWAQFWDAYELFRDPMLCALIAGSVLGFLSVYVVLRRMVFVSAAVTQSAGLGVALAFYAEIHLGLHVAPTLGAVGLSLLATLLLMTEPTRLRISRESLLGLAYAFTGGASILVGDRISQEAHDIQGILFGTAVLVERPQLIAVAVVGALTLLFHLWWFRGLTFASFDRTGAMVQGLPVRALDAVLMISIGLMVGVSARALGALPVFAFSTLSAIAALVLDLRLPWTFLLATLAGAISGLGGYIFAYFYDFPVGGSQTVLASALVVLALVARGVRQLVTGGGTR from the coding sequence TTGGACCCGCAACTGGCTGAGACCTCCACCTGGGCACAGTTCTGGGACGCCTACGAGCTGTTCCGGGACCCGATGCTCTGCGCGCTCATCGCGGGCAGCGTGCTGGGTTTCCTCAGTGTGTACGTGGTGCTGCGGCGCATGGTGTTCGTCAGCGCCGCGGTGACGCAATCGGCCGGCCTGGGCGTCGCGCTGGCCTTCTACGCGGAGATCCACCTGGGGCTGCACGTGGCGCCCACCCTGGGCGCCGTGGGCCTGTCCCTGCTGGCCACGCTGCTGCTGATGACCGAGCCCACGCGGCTGCGCATCTCCCGCGAGAGCCTGCTGGGCCTGGCCTACGCGTTCACCGGGGGCGCCTCCATCCTCGTGGGAGATCGCATCTCCCAGGAGGCCCATGACATCCAGGGCATCCTCTTCGGCACGGCGGTGCTGGTGGAGCGGCCCCAGCTCATCGCCGTGGCGGTGGTGGGCGCCCTCACCCTGCTCTTCCACCTGTGGTGGTTCCGCGGCCTCACCTTCGCGAGCTTCGATCGCACCGGCGCCATGGTGCAGGGGCTGCCGGTGCGGGCGCTCGACGCGGTGCTGATGATCTCCATCGGGTTGATGGTGGGTGTGTCGGCGCGGGCGCTCGGCGCGCTGCCGGTGTTCGCCTTCTCCACCCTGTCGGCCATCGCCGCGCTGGTGTTGGACCTGCGGCTGCCGTGGACCTTCCTGCTGGCCACGCTCGCGGGCGCCATCTCCGGCCTGGGTGGCTACATCTTCGCCTACTTCTACGACTTCCCCGTGGGCGGCTCGCAGACGGTGCTCGCCAGCGCGCTGGTGGTGCTCGCGCTCGTCGCCCGGGGCGTGCGGCAGCTCGTCACGGGCGGCGGGACGCGCTGA